From the genome of Bos mutus isolate GX-2022 chromosome 2, NWIPB_WYAK_1.1, whole genome shotgun sequence:
tttctgctttcttgactatgccaaagcctttgactgtgtgggtcacaataaactgtggaaaattctgaaggagatggacataccagaccatctgatctgcctcttgagaaacctgtatgcaggtcaggaagcaacagttagaactggacatggaacaacagactggttccaaataggaaaaggagtatgtcaaggctatatattgtcaccctgcttatttaacttatgtgcagagtacatcatgagaaacactgggctggaggaagcacaagctggaatcaagattgccgggagaaatatcaataacctcagatatgccaatgacaccacccttatggcagaaagtgaagaagaactaaagagcctcttgatgaaagtcaaagaggagagtgaaaagttggcttaaagctcaacattcagagaactaagattatggcatctggtcccatcacttcatggaaaatagatggggaaacagtggaaacagggtcagattttatttttgggggctccaaaatcaccaaagatggtgactgcagccatgaaattaaaagatgcttactccttgaaaggaaagttatgaccaacctagacagcatattaaaaagcagagacattactttgtcaacaaaggtccatctagtcaaggctatggtttttccagtagtcatgtatggatgtgagagttggactataaagaaagctcagtgccgaagaactgatgctttagaactgtggtgttggagaagactcttaagaatcccttggactgcaagcagatacaaccaatccatcctaaaagagatcagtcctgggtgttcattggaaggactgatattgaagctgaaactccagtgctttggccacttgatgtgaagaactgactctttggaaaagacctggatgctgggaaagcttgagggcagaaagagaaggggacgacagaggatgagatggttggatggcatcacggactcaatggacatgggtttgggtagactctgggagttggtgatggacagagaggcctggcatcctgcagttcatgggatcacaaagagtcagacgcgactgagtgactgaactgaactgagctgtctCTGTGTCaccttttggtaattctcacaatatttcagactttttcatttttataatgtttttcatGGTGACCTGTGACTAGTGATCTTGGATGGTAGTGTGGCAGAAAGATTATTACGATTCACAGAAGGCTGTAATGGTGGTTAGCATTTTTTggcaatgaagtattttttaatgaagttatGCACAGTGCTTTGTTAGACATAATGGTCTTGCAGAGATAATAGACTACAGTGCAATGTAAACACAATTTTATATGCAATGGGAAACCAAAAagtgtgtgactcactttattgtaatATTTGCTTTGCTGTGGTGGTCTGAAAGACTCGCAGTATCTCTGGGGTATGCCTGTACACCAGAGATTCACTAGCTGATGTTTTACTTACTTTCACATGTCCATTGGCCCATTGTTTACCATTTATTGTGTGCGTGTtcattcgcttcagtcatgtccaactctttgggaccccatggaccgcagcctgccaggtgtctctgcccgtgggattctctcagcaagaatactggtgtgggttactatgccctccttcaggagagcttcctgacccagggatcaaacccacacctcttgcattACAtaagtattctttaccactgagcctctggggaagccctTACCCTttattgcatgctaagtcacttcagttgtgtctgactctttctaaacctgtggactgtagcccaccaggctcctctgtccatgggattctccaggcaagaatactggagtgggttgccgtgcccttacCCTTTATTAGTAGCTACTTATTACCAGGATTATGATGGAGAGCACTAATGAAGTGGGCCTCTACTCCCAGCAATAATGAGTAAGAAGTTTGTTGATAAAGTAGGGTTGACTGGCTTCCGtaagaaatatttgaaagcagTTAATCACTCACCTTTTCAGGTCAGCTTGAGATAGAGGAAACTTTGTCCTCtcataaaacatttagaaatcagCTCTTCATGATATCCAGAATGCCAGAAAGAATAAACCTCagttcattttggttttgttttcacttgATCAGCCATGAGTTGTTTCCAGACTTCAGAGAGCCAGTCTTGGATTTATCCCACTGTGATCCTCTGCCTGTTTGGATTTTTCTCCATGATGAGACCCTCAGAACCCTTTCTTATGGTGTATTTATCTGGACCAGATAAAAACCTGACCAGTGCAGAGGTGAGTTAATATCCATACGAACCTTAATGTTGTTTAATCTTACAGGACTTACACAAGGACATAGAGTCAGGGTGTCATTCAACTGGAAATAAGATTAATATACTGACCTCAGTGAATCCCATTTTCATGgtatttgttattttatagaactgttcaaacCACTCTTCGCTCCTCACACTTGCAAAGATGGGAAACCTAAACACATCacatgtataataaatattttcacttttacagAGTTCTAACATTAGACTTAATGCATGGGAACATGTCAAGTCTCATTGATTCTGTTACACTTATCCTAAAATACAATCACTGCCAGGCACAGGATCTAGTcctaataaacttttaatttgctGGGGTATaagcagaatatattttttttaattgtagcatTTCTTTGAAAGTGTTGagagtgttagttactcagtcgtgtccaactctttgccaccccatggactgtagcccacccagcttctctgtccatggaattctccaagcaagaatactggagtaggttgccattcccttctccaggggatcttccctacccagggattgaacccaggtctcctgcattgcaggcagattcttcactatctgagccaccagtgaagcctttCCTTAGGACacttaattttgaaaaactgtttaTCAGAAGATGAGACATTAACAGTTTATCTCCCAGCTTTATCTTCCCCGGAAGTCCCAATTCTCTAATTCAAAAGGTCcaccgcttttttttttttttttttttataacaaggAAGTGCCCTGACCCAGTTGAAGAATTACCCTAGGCTAGTTCTGTAGTCTCCAGTCCTAGCTAAAAAGACACTGCAGACTGTGAGGCTTCACTTGAAAGGGTCATTGATGCTGTTTTATTTGGTGATGAAGCAATAAGGACAGAAGGGCAAGTTTATTCTGCTGCACTGTAAATCACTTAGGGGCAGGTCTGTTTCAGAGTTTCCGAGACAGGAACGTGACTGTTAAGACAAAGCAGACCACAGACAGCGGTCCAGAATCGGCCAGCGAACCCCAAGCCTCTACTTCTGCAACCATTATGGACcagtgaaaaagtgttagtcgctcagtgatggccgactctttgcagtccaatggactgtagcctgccaggctcctctgtccgtggaattctctggcaagagtactggagtgggttgccatgcccttctccagggaatcttgctgacccaggtctcccacattgcaggcagattctttactgtatgagccaccagggagctgcTGTGGACTAGCTAGACTGCAAAGGTGCAGCCCAGTCCCACTAGCCTTTCAAATCACTGAACTTCCCCTCTTGTCACTGACACGGGAACCCATTGAGGTtgctggaggaagcagaggggCACAGAAGAGAGGCTGCTGTGGCTGACCTACACCTGTACCTACCATGCCCCAAAGACCAACAACTTCCTCAGTGCTTTCCATGAATGAACAGTGAGGTCCCCTGCATTTCTGACTAAATCCACGAGATAACTCATATTATGCTGAGACCGAGAATTGAGTAAACAGATAAATCAACAGAACTGAAGAGAAACGGGGTTGGAAGCCCATACAATTTGTCCAGGAAGGAGACAAAATGCGTTACTGTTCCCACATCTTAATTCTGCCGGGTGATTTACTCTTTGCTGTCTTCCTGTGTGTGTTCATTCAGACTTGCACGGGCTATTTTTTTGCCATGATAGTGAATCAACACAAAGATAAAGGTTGCTGAATTCTTCTAACGCTGTAGCTGCTTTATGAAGTGTTGTTAATCTTCAGGCAAGACAaggatagtattttttttaatagcctgAAAAGCCCACAAGTCTGTTGAACAATTTTTAACTAGTTTGCAGGCATAtctcagagacattacttggttaCAGACACAGGAAAGCAAACaatgcaataaagtgagtcacatgaattttttttatttccaagtgCGTAAAACAGTTATGTTTATACCATActaatccctggtggctcagacagtggagaatcctcctgcaattcaggagacctgggttcgatccctgggtctgatccctgggtcaggaagatcccctggagaagggaatgattacccactctagtattcttactggataattccatggacagaagaacctggtgggctacagaccatggggttgcagagttggacatgactgagcaagtaatgGTCTCAGCTGAGCATGACTTTCGCTCAAAGACTATTAAAtatgcaatagcattatgccACAAAATAGTATATAccttaattgaaaaatattttattgctaaaaaaatgccaaaacaattacaatagtaacatcaaggATCATTGATCATAGATTCCATAACAAACATAATAACAATGGAAAAGCTTTAAATATTGAAAGAACTACCAAAATATGACCAAACTAAACTaaataaaatgagcaaatgctgctggaaaaatggcaccaatagtCTTGCCCAATgcaggttgccacaaacctttaatttgtaaaaaataaatgaataaaaagaacaaaaagtaaaaagcacagtatctgcaaaacacaataaaatgagcTATGCCTGGACTCTAGTGTGTATACAGTTAGTGTAGttcacattgggcttccctggtggctcagtggaaaagaaactACTTGccaacacagaagatgcaggttcgatccctgggtcgggaagatcccctggagaaggacatggcaacccattccactattcttgcctcagaaatcccatggataagaagagcctggtggactacagtccatagggtcttgaaagagtcagacatgacttggcaactaaccCACAAAGTTCCGAGTGCACGTGAAGCTGATATATTCTTGTATTGAAATGCATGTAGATGTATAAAGTGGGtttttgagggggtgggggagttgTCCTTTCCTAGGGTTTCCTTGAAAATCAGTGTTCTATTCTGTTTTCTCGTCATATGAAGATACCTGtctaatcagggcttccctgctggctcagatggtaaagaatctgcctgcaatgcaggagacctgggttcaatccctgggttgggaagatctcctgaagaagggtgTGGgtcccttctccagtattcttgtctggaaactccccacagacagaggaacctggcgagctacagtccatgggggtcacaaagagtcagacacgactgagcgactaagcacggcaCCCTATCTGATTAGATACAAAGTTTTATATTGGGCAAGCCACATGGATCAACACTTTAGTAATACACAAGTCTGAGAAAGGTAACCCTCCTCACTTCCCAGTGCTTCGTGGTCACAGAATCCATTTTCCACCTCTGCAGCTCACAAATGAGATCTTCCCCGTGTGGACCTACTCTTACCTGGCACTACTGCTTCCAGTCTTTGTCCTCACGGATTATGTCCGCTACAAGCCAGTCATCATCCTCCAGGGCATTAGCTTCATCATTTGCTGGCTGCTGCTCTTGTTTGGCCAAGGAGTCAGGACCATGCAGGTGCTGGAATTCTTCTATGGGATGGTCACCGCCACTGAGGTGGCATACTATGCCTACATTTACAGCGTGGTCAACCCGGAGCACTACCAGAAGGTGAGCGGCTACTGCAGGAGTGTCACGCTGGTGGCCTACACGGCAGCCTCCGTGCTGGCCCAGCTCTTGGTATCCCTGGCCGGCCTGTCCTACTTTTACCTCAACGTCATATCCTTGGCCTCTGTCTCCGTGGCCTTCCTCTTCTCACTTTTCCTACCCATGCCTAAGAAGAGCATGTTTTTTCATGCAAAACCCAGCCAAGAAGCCCTTCCAAAGCCACCAGGAACGGACGCTGTCTCAGAGGAACCTCAAAAGAATCACAAACCAGTGGGAAAAGTAGTGTTCACTGATTCAGGGAACCCAGATGATGACCAGGTGACCAACCCAAAGCCAGGAAATGTAGCTCTGAGAGTTTTTGTGCAGTGGTTACAAGATTTGAAGCAGTGTTACTCCTCAAAACATCTTTTTTACTGGTCCCTATGGTGGGCTTTTTCCACAGCAGGTTATAACCAGGTTTTGAACTATGTTCAAGTCCTGTGGGATTACAAAGCACCGTCCCAGAGTTCAGTATATAATGGAGCAGTAGAAGCTATTGCAACCTTT
Proteins encoded in this window:
- the SLC19A3 gene encoding thiamine transporter 2; translated protein: MSCFQTSESQSWIYPTVILCLFGFFSMMRPSEPFLMVYLSGPDKNLTSAELTNEIFPVWTYSYLALLLPVFVLTDYVRYKPVIILQGISFIICWLLLLFGQGVRTMQVLEFFYGMVTATEVAYYAYIYSVVNPEHYQKVSGYCRSVTLVAYTAASVLAQLLVSLAGLSYFYLNVISLASVSVAFLFSLFLPMPKKSMFFHAKPSQEALPKPPGTDAVSEEPQKNHKPVGKVVFTDSGNPDDDQVTNPKPGNVALRVFVQWLQDLKQCYSSKHLFYWSLWWAFSTAGYNQVLNYVQVLWDYKAPSQSSVYNGAVEAIATFGGALAAFAVGYVKVNWDLLGELALAIFSVVNAGSLFLMHYTTNIWACYTGYLIFKTVYMLLITIAVFQIAVNLSVERYALVFGINTFIALVIQTIITVIVVDQGGLGLPISIQFLVYGSYFAAIAGIFLMRSIYIIYSAACRKRVQNSAVTSQNQYRPHPEEPKNV